The Tenuifilum thalassicum genome includes the window GGGCGTGAATGCTAACAATTTGTCCCATAGTATTAAAGTATTTAAGGTAAAAATTAGATAAAAAAAGGGATAAAGCCATAAGCTCATCCCTAAATAATATTCTTAACAAATAAAATTACTCAGCCTTTTCTTCAGTATTATCAGCATTTTGATTCTCCTGATTTTCGGCCTTAGGTTCTTCAACTTTCACTTCAGCCTCGGGGGCTTTTGTTTTAGTTTCAGCTTTTTTAGCTTTTGAACCACCCCTACGTGTTCTCTTAGCTGCAGGTTTAGCAGCTTTCTCTGAAACGTAAGTTGTATTGTAATCAACAAGCTCAATGATACACATCTCAGCGCTATCACCTAAACGAGCACCAGTCTTCAGTATACGAGTATACCCGCCAGGACGATCTGCAATTTTTTGAGATACTTCGCGGAATAGTTCAGTTACAGCTTGCTTGTTTTGCAAGTAGCTGAATACTACACGACGCTGATGTGTTGTATCCTCTTTACTCTTGGTAATAAGAGGTTCTACATAAGAGCGTAGGGCTTTTGCTTTAGCAACAGTTGTGGTGATACGCTTATGCAGTATCAACGAAGAAGCCATGTTAGAAAGCATTGCCTTACGGTGAGCGCTCTTACGTCCTAAATGGTTAAATTTCTTTCTATGTCTCATCGTAATTATTCCTTATCCAATTTATACTTTGATACATCCATGCCAAACGAAAGGTTCAAACTTTCAAGCAGGTCTTCAAGCTCGGTAAGCGATTTTTTCCCGAAATTACGGAACTTCAACAAGTCGTTCTTATTGTAGCGAACCAGCTCACCTAACGTTTCAACATCGGCTGCTTTTAAGCAGTTAAGAGCACGAACCGACAAGTCGAGATCAACGAGCTTTTGCTTTAAGAGCTGACGCATATGAAGTACTTCCTCATCAAACTCCTCTGCTTCAATTCTATCCTCAGTCTCAAGGGTAATTTTCTCGTCTGAGAATAACATGAAATGGTAAATGAGGATTTTAGCGGCCTCCTTCAAAGCATCTTTTGGATGTATTGAGCCATCGGTCTCAATTTCAATAAGTAACTTCTCGTAGTCGGTTTTTTGTTCTACACGATAGTTATCGATAGAGTACTTAACGTTGCGAATAGGAGTGTGAATTGAATCAATTGGAATGATACCAAACTCACCTTCTTCGGGTCTATTCTCTTCAGCAGGAATGTACCCCCTACCCTTATTGATGTTAACCTCGATTTCGAGTTTAACATCGGGCTCCATTCTACAAATTACTAAATCGGGGTTAAGTACTTTAAAACCTGACAAGAAGTTAGAAAGGTAGCCAGCCTTAAACTCGTTCTGACCTGTAATAGTTATGGTAACCTTTTCGTTATCAACACCATCGGCAATGCGTTTAAAACGTACTTGCTTAAGGTTAAGAACAATTTCTGTTACATCTTCCATTACACCAGGAATGGTAGAGAACTCATGATCAACACCACGAATTCTGATCCAGGTAATTGCATAACCTTCAAGCGAAGAAAGTAAGATTCTTCTTAATGCATTGCCCACCGTGATACCATAGCCTGGCTCAAGAGGACGAAACTCGAATTTACCGGTAGTATCGGTAGATTCAAGCATGATAACCTTATCGGGTTTTTGGAATGCCAGTATAGCCATATGGTACAGGTTTTATTACTTAGAGTAAAGTTCAACAATTAATTGTTCCTTGATATTTTCAGGGATTTCGGATCTTTCAGGTACGTTCATAAACTTACCTTCCATTTTGGTTCCATCCCACTCTAGCCACGAATATTTAGTGTGACGATTTGATTGAAGCGACTCAGTAATAGCCTCAAGCGATTTAGAGCGCTCACGCACACCAACAATATCACCAGGTCTTAACCTGTATGAAGGAATGTTAACAACTTTCCCGTTAACTGTTATGTGC containing:
- a CDS encoding DNA-directed RNA polymerase subunit alpha is translated as MAILAFQKPDKVIMLESTDTTGKFEFRPLEPGYGITVGNALRRILLSSLEGYAITWIRIRGVDHEFSTIPGVMEDVTEIVLNLKQVRFKRIADGVDNEKVTITITGQNEFKAGYLSNFLSGFKVLNPDLVICRMEPDVKLEIEVNINKGRGYIPAEENRPEEGEFGIIPIDSIHTPIRNVKYSIDNYRVEQKTDYEKLLIEIETDGSIHPKDALKEAAKILIYHFMLFSDEKITLETEDRIEAEEFDEEVLHMRQLLKQKLVDLDLSVRALNCLKAADVETLGELVRYNKNDLLKFRNFGKKSLTELEDLLESLNLSFGMDVSKYKLDKE
- the rplQ gene encoding 50S ribosomal protein L17, with the protein product MRHRKKFNHLGRKSAHRKAMLSNMASSLILHKRITTTVAKAKALRSYVEPLITKSKEDTTHQRRVVFSYLQNKQAVTELFREVSQKIADRPGGYTRILKTGARLGDSAEMCIIELVDYNTTYVSEKAAKPAAKRTRRGGSKAKKAETKTKAPEAEVKVEEPKAENQENQNADNTEEKAE